The Nitratidesulfovibrio sp. SRB-5 genomic sequence GGGTGGTGGCAAAGGTCGGCACGCACATCATGGGCGAGATTCCCCCTTTCTGCCTCATCGAGGGGAACCCGTGCCGCATCGTGGGCAAGCTCCCCATCAACGACAACCTGGCGGAAGTGTTCGGGGAAGAGCGTGTGCGGGCTTGGCGCAAGGCCCAGGATGTCGTGGTGCTGGATGCGTGATGACCGGCAGGACGCCCCGATGGCGGAAACGCGACCCTATGGCGGGATGGTGTGAAGATGGCCAGTAACATGCTGAAAGCATTCGTGCTCGTGTGCGCCGTGCCATTCTACGTGCTGCACCGGCTTGAGGCGCTCGTGCTGGGGCGCGAGCGATCCTTCGCGGGCATGACGCAACTGCTGGCACTGCTTCCGGGCGTGTACGGCGTGCTGTTGCGCGTGGCGTTCCTGCGTCTTGCGCTGCACGGATGCACGTCGGCATGCGTGGTGGAGTTCATGACCACCTTCGTGACGCCGCAAACGGTCATCGGCCGCAACGTGTACATCGGGGCCTACTGCAACATCGGGCATGCCGACATTGGCGACGACAGCCTTATCGGCACCCACGTCATGGTCACCAGCGGCAAGCATACCCACTTTTTCGACGACCCCGACGTGCCCATCAGGCTTCAGGGCGGGCGGGACGAGTGCGTGCGCATCGGCAGGGATTGCTGGATCGGGAATGGCGCCATCGTCATGGCCGATGTCGGCGACGGGTGCGTGGTGGCGGCGGGCAGCGTGGTGGCGGCGGCGCTGGCGCCGTACAGCATCGCGGCGGGCATTCCGGCGAGGGTGCTGGGCAGGCGCGGTGACCGCCGGGAACGGGAGGAGGCATGAAACCCCATGTGATGCAGCTCATCTTCCGGATGTTTCCGGGGGGCGCAGAGCGGCTTGCCCTGACCACGCTGGAGAAGGCGAGCCCCCATGTGCGGGGCACGGTCTGCGGCCTGTTCGGCGGGGAGGGACCGCTTGTGCCCGAAATAGAGGCCCGTGGCCTTGCCTGGCGCACCCTGGACGTCATCGGAAGGTCGAGGCTGACGGGCATCGCGCGGCTTGCCGCCCTGCTGCGTCGCGAAAAGGTGGACATTCTGCACGCGCAGGACTCCTACCTGCTGCAATGGGCGGCCCCGGCGGCGTGGCTCGCCGGGGTCCGGCTGGTCTACACCGAGCATGCGACGCACGGGTTCGAGACGCAGCCCCGCGCCCGGCTGCTGGTGCGGCTGCTGGCGCCGTTTCTGGGGGGCATTTCGTGCGTCACGGAAACATTGCGCAACTATATGGTCGATGTGCTGGGTGTTGCCCCGCATCGGTTGCGGGTGATCCGCAACGGGGTGGACACCGTGCGTTTTTCGCCCGCCGGGCCGGGGAAGCAGGTGGCGGAACTGCCCCCGGGCTGGGGGCAAGGCGGCCTGGTCTACGGAAACGTGGCCCGGTTCTGCGATGCCAAGGACCATCCGGGCCTGCTGCGGGCGTTTGCCGCCGTTCGGGCAACCCATCCGGACGCACGGCTGCTGCTGGTGGGCGACGGTGAGCGGCGCGACGAGGCGGAGCGCCTGTGCGGCGAACTTGGGCTTGAAGGGGCCGTGCATTTCACCGGCACGCGGCGTGACATTCCCGAACTGCTGCGCGCGATGGATGTCTTCGTCCTGTCGTCCCGGTACGAGGGCATGCCGGTGGCCGTGCTGGAGGCAATGGCCTGCGGCATCCCCGTGGTGACGACCGAGGTGGGTGGCATCGGGGAACTGGTGACGGATGGCGAGACGGCCCGCGTGGTGCCCCCGCATGACGTGCAGGCCCTGGCTGCGGCCATGCGCTGGATGGCCGACAATCCGGCGCACAGGCAGGCCATGCGCGAGAAGGCCATGGAAATGGTCCGGTCGCGTTGCAGCGACGAAGCCATGTTGCGCGGGTATCTGGCCCTGTACGGCGTAGGGGAGGCCCACACATGACAACGCACATCTGGAGAACGGCGCGTCGGCAGCATGCGCAGGCCGCGCCGGTACGGAGCCGCCCATGACGCTTGCCGCCGTTCTGCGCCAGCACCCGCTGCATTTCGTGCCGGTTCTCGCCATGTTCGCCGTGGTCTACCACGCCATCGTCATGCGCATGGTGGGCGACTGGAGCTTTGACCCCAACTATTCGCACGGGTTCCTGGTGCCGTGCCTGTCGGCGTGGTTTGCATGGCGCAGGTGGCCGCAACTGCGCGAAGCCGTGGTCGTCCCGTCCCTTTGGGGGCTCCCGCTGCTGGGGCTTGGCCTTGTGCTGCTGCTGTTCGGCTCCGTGACGCTGGAACTGTTCACGTCACGGGCCTCGCTGGTGGTGCTGCTGGCCGGAACCATACTCTATCTTTACGGGACCGGGGTGTTCCGCCTTTTGCGCTTTCCGCTGGCGTACCTGCTGTTCATGGTGCCCCTGCCATACACCGTGTACGACGCCCTGGCCCTGCCATTGAAGGGCCTGGTGTCCGCCGTCGCAACGGGTGGCATCCGCCTCATGGGGCTTCCGGTGCTGCGGGAAGGCAACGTGATCATTTTCCCCAACATAACGCTCGAGGTGGTGGACGCGTGCAGCGGCCTGCGTTCGCTCATGAGCCTGGCTGCGCTGGGAACGGCCTTCGCCTTCCTGTTCCTTCCGGCCGGGTGGCGGCGCTGGGTGCTGGTGCTGGCCACCGTGCCCATTGCCGTTGCCGCCAACACCCTGCGGGTTTTCGTCACGGGCGTGCTGTCCTGGTATATGGGGGCTGGCGCGGCAAGCGGCTTCTTTCATGAATTCGAAGGGATAGTCGTTTTCTTGGTGGCCATGGCCCTTACCGGCGGCCTGGGCATTGCCTTGGGGCGTGGGCATCAGGACCAGCGCGGGAAGGAGTGAATGCAGATGCGGATCAGAGTGTTGGTAGTGCTCCTGTTTCTTGCCGCTGGCGCTTACGTCAGCCATGCCCGTGTCGAGTCCGCCGTACTGCCGCAACGAGCCCTGAGTGATTTTCCGCTCGCGTTGGGCGAGTGGCGCAGTACGGGGCAGGTGTTCTTCGACAGCGAGACGATGGCCGTGCTGCGCCCCACGGATTATCTGGTGCGTCTGTACACGAACGACGCCGGGCGCAGGATCGGCCTTTACGTGGGGTTTCATGGCGGCGGCAAGGGCGCGGGCGCCATACATTCGCCGCGCAACTGTCTGCCCGGTGCCGGTTGGTTGCAGGTCGATTCGGCCCGGATGGACGTGCCGACCCCGGCGGGTGCCGTGCAACTCGTCAGGGCCACGTACGCCAAGGAGGCCGAGGGGGCCGTCTACTATTACTGGTACGAGGTGCGGGGCGAGCCGATAACCGACGACATGGACCTGAAGCTCGCCGAATTGCGCAACGCCGTTCTGCATGGCCGCAGGGATGCCGCGTTCATCCGGTTGGATGTTCCGGTGAACCAGGCCCAGGGAGCCGACGCGGACGTGGCTGCCTTCATTGCCCAGTTGTATCCGACGTTGCGTCTGTTCCTGCCGCAATGACTGTCGGGAAAAAGGGAAAGACCGATGGGCCGCCGGGTTCACGTAAAACCGGCGTCCCGGCCTTCGGGTGAAAGGAAAGCGACATGCCAGGCCTGCTCATCATCGATGACAATGAAGACGTGCGCAAGCAGTTGCGCTGGGGCCTGTCCAAGGAGCCATACCAGCTCTATCTGGCCGGTTCCACGGAAGAGGCGCTTGCCCTGCAGCGCGGGCATTCGCCAGCCGTGGTGACGCTGGACCTTGGCCTGCCGCCGGACGCCGAGGGCACATCCGAAGGTTTCCGGGCGCTGGATGCGTTGCTGAAGCAGGACCCGCGCGTGCAGGTCATCGTCGTGACCGGGCACCACGACGTGGAAAACGCCCTGCGGGCCATACAGGGGGGGGCCTATGACTTTTGCCACAAGCCCGCCGACCTGGACGTGCTGAAGATCATCATAGGCAGGGCGTTCTTTCTGCATGGCCTGCGCGACAATGTCGGCCCGCCCGTGAAGCGGCAGGGCGAATGCCAGGGCATCGTGGGACAATGCCCCGCCATGCTCGCGGTATTCGAGACCATCAGCAAGGTGGCGGCCTCGGACGCGCCGGTGCTGGTCACCGGCGAATCCGGCACGGGCAAGGAACTGGTGGCCCGGGCCATACACGCCTTCAGCCACCGCACTTCCATGCCGTTCGTGGCCATCAACTGCGGCGCCATTCCGGACAACCTGCTGGAGGCGGAATTCTTCGGGTACGAGAAGGGGGCGTTCACCGGTGCCACGCAACGCGTGCAGGGCAAGGTGGAATACGCGGACAATGGCACGTTGTTCCTGGACGAAATAGGGGAACTGCCCCCCAATCTTCAGGTAAAGCTGCTGCGGTTTCTGCAGGAAATGGTGATCCAGCGGGTAGGCGGGCGCAAGGACATCCGGGTGGACGCACGCATAGTGGCCGCGACCAACCGCGACATCCAGTCCGAAATCGCCTCCGGGAGGTTTCGTGAAGACCTGTACTACCGCATAGGCGTCGTGCCCATCGTGTTGCCGCCCCTGCGCACGCGTGGCGACGACATCCTGCTGCTTGCCCGGCATTTCCTGGAGCGCTTCGCAAGGGAGAGAAACCACCAGGTCAAGATGCTGTCCCCGGCGGCCACGCAGGCCATGCTGCGCCACAACTGGCCGGGCAACGTGCGCGAATTGGAAAACAAGCTGCGGAGAGCGGTCATTTTCGCCAGCGGGCAGCACATTGCACCGGTCGATCTGGGCTTTGACGACGCCATGCCCGCAGAGGCACCCGCCCCGCCGCGCCCGGAAGGCACCCTGAAGGAGGCGCGCAACGCCCTGGAGCGGGACATCGTGCTGACCGCGCTGGAAAAATGCTCCGGCAACATCGTGCAGGCATCGCAGGCCATCGGGGTCAGCCGGCCTACCTTCTACGACCTGCTGCGCAAGCACGGCATAGAGATATGACCCCCCGTCCGGTCAACGGTGGAAACGAGGGATGCGGGCCGCCGGTCCCGGTAACGCAGCTCAGGAGGCACAGCATGCCGTTCGCCAACGTCAATACCTGCCTCGCGGCAGCGCCCGGCACGTCCGGGCTGCACGTGGAGCGCCGGGCAATTCGCGTCCTGTCGGGGCTGGTCCTTGCGTTGGCCATCGCGCTGGCGTCCGCCATGCCTTTGGCGGCAGCCGGGGAGGATGCCAGGAGCGGCTTCCGGCCACTGGGGCCGGGTGGAGGCGGGGGCATGTACGTGCCGTCGATTTCTCCGTACGACGCCAGGCTGGTGTTCGTGGCGTCGGACATGGGAGGGGTGTACCGGTCCGAGGACGGTGGGGAAAGCTGGCGGCTGATTCCCTACCGCCAGGGTTTGCAGTTCACGCAGGTTTCTCCGCCCATGGCGCATTTTCCTGCCCGCATTGCCTGGATCACGCAGCGGAACCGGGTCACCGTGAGCGATGACGGCGGAAAGACCTGGCGGACGCAGCCCGAAGGCCCATGGAAGAATGCGCCGGTCACGCGCCTTGCCGCCGTGCCGGGTTCGCCCGATGCGCTGCTTGTCGGCACGCAGGATGCCGTGTGGCGTGGCGAATTTTCCGGCAGCGGCCAGCCGGGGGGCTGGCGCCAGGTGATCGATGGTGGCAGCAGCGAGACAGTCTCGCTGGGTGGCTCGCTGTACACCTTCGTCAGGAACGGCGAGTTCCTGGCCAGTCCGGACGGAGGGCAGACCTGGAAGCCCGTCGCGCCGGGCGGACAGCCGTCGGTGGGGGGGCGGGTGGCTTCGCTTGCTGGCGGCATGGACGCGAAGGGAACGGTCCTGCTGGCCTCCGTGGAAGGTGTCGGCATCATGCGGTCGACGGACGGGGGACAAAGCTGGAGCAGGGGCAAGGCCGGGTTCGAGAACGAGCGGCATCTGGCCATGGCCCCCGGCCAGACCGCCGTGGCCTACGCGGCGCAGACCAATGGCGTGGCGCACAAGCAGCTCTTGCGCACCACCGATGGCGGCAAGACCTGGGACAAGTGCTTCCGCATGGCGATGCCGTGGGACAAGGTAAGCTTCGGCACCAACGTCGAGCGCTCCTGGGTGCAGACGCAACTGGGATGGGGCTACTATCTTACCTCCAACCCGCTGGCCGTGAATCCGGCGGGCGATGGCCTGCTGCTGCTGGCGACGCAGGGAGACCTGTACGTCAGCCGCGATGGCGGAGATTCATGGACACAGGCCATGTCGGCCGTGCAGCATGCCGCGGATGGCGGCGCGGCGCCGGTGCTGAGTTCCATCGGGCTGGAGGTGACCAGCGCCTGGGCATACCTGCACGACCCCCACGACACGCAGCGCCAGTACATTGCCTATACGGACATAGGCTTCGCCCGCTCGGTGGACCAAGGGCGTTCCTGGACGTGGTCGGCCAAGGGGTCGCCGTGGACCAACACCTTCTACGACGTGGTGTTCGACCCGGCCATGCCCGGCCGCATGTACGCCGCCGCCAGCATGCGGCATGACATTCCGCATGCCCAGGAGCTGTTTCCCACCAACATGAAGTTCGCCATTCACGCCATGGGCGGCGTGGTGGCAAGCGACGACCACGGGGCCACGTGGCGGGTGCCCTACGACCCCAGGGGCGGGGAGGCGCTGCCCAGCCAGACCTGCACCACCGTGACGCTGGACGATCGGTCTCCGCCCGAGGCCCGGGTGTTGTACGCCGGGCTTTACGGCGAAGGAGATGACGACAGGGCCGGTGTCTACAAGTCGGTGGACGGCGGCAGAAGCTGGCGCACCGCGAGCCGGGGCCTGGGCACGCCGGGCAACCTGCATGTGTACAGACTGCGCATCCATCCGGCAACGCGCGAGTTGTATTGCCTGATTACCGGCATCAGCGGCAAGGGCACCAACTTCACCATCCCCGGAGGGCTGTGGAAGTCGCCCGACGGCGGGGACACCTGGCAGAACCTCACGGCGGGCAGCCCGCTGGCCTGGTGGGCCACCAACCTGGCGTTCGATCCCGTCGATGCCCGCGTCATCTACGTTTCCGCGGCCACGGCGCCGGGCCACTGGCTGGAGGGCGGCGTGTACAAGACCGTCGATGGCGGCAGAAGCTGGAAGCAGGTGCTCAGCGACAAGGGCATCATGCAGGCGGCGGGCGGCGACAGCTTCGACCACACCATGGCGGTGGTGGTGCACCCGGACAACCCCCGGCTGATCTATGCGGGAACAACCCTGCACGGACTGCTCTACAGCCCGGACGGCGGGGAATCCTGGCGGCATTTCGCCGGGTTTCCCTTCGCCGCCATCACCGGTGTCACTTTCGATCCGGCGGACCGCAAGCGCATGATCGTCACGACGTTCGGCGGGGGCGTGTGGTCCGGGCCGATCCTTCCGGAGGAGTAGTCATGGGACGGGCGCTGGTCACATCCGCAAGAACGCGCGTTGCCTACAACATCTGCAAGAGTCTGGCCCGCCGCGGGGTGGAGGTGGTGGTGGCGGATGCCCAGCCGCATGCCATGTCCTTCCATTCGCGGCATGCGGTGGGGACGGCCCGGTATGTTTCGCCCTTCGTTGACGAGCACCGGTTCATCGACGACCTGGTGCGGCTTGTCGAGCAGGAGCGCATCGACGTGCTGATCCCGGTGCTGGAGGAAACATACATGGTCGCCCGCCACCGTGACCGCCTGCCTGCCCGCGCGGGATTGTGCCTGGCCGGATATCGCGCCCTGGTGGAACTGCACGACAAGGAGTCGCTGCGGACGCTGGCGAACCGCCTGGGGGTGCCCATGCCGGAAACCGTGTCCCTGGCCGCCGTGCTGGCATCGCCCGGCATGGCCGGGGAGATGGCGTATCCGCAGGTGGTCAAGCCGCGGCAGGGGGGCGGCGGCTGGGCCGTGGAAGAGGTGACGACGCCGGACCGCCTGCGTGCCCTTGCCAGCGAGCGGGCCGCCAGCGGCGGGCTGGCCCAGCGGAAGCTTGATGGTGACACCGTGTGCGTCGCCATGCTGTACGACGCCGGGAAAATGGTGGCCAGCGACACCTACCGCGTGATCCAGGCGTACCCGTGGCCCTATGGCCAGGGCACGTTGCGGGAATCGTTTTCGTGCCCGGCAGCGGAACAGGGCCTGCGGACCCTGCTCGACGCCATGGCCTGGACCGGCGTGTGCGAGGCGGATTTCATCGTCGAACCGGACAGCGGCAGGGCTTTTCTCATCGACGTCAATCCCAGGTTCTGGGGATCCCTGGCCCACAGCCTGACGCGCGGCATGGATTTTCCCTATTATTACTACAAGCTGGCGAGAAACGAGCGGGATTTCGGGGTGCCTGAATCCGCTCCCGGTGTTGTCACGCGCTGGCTTGGCGGTGATGTCATGCGCCTTGGCGCCCAGTTCGTGAACGCGCGCCACAAGGCGGCCTTTCTCGTCAATGCGTTGCGCGGCCACAGGCGAGTGGCTGCCTATGACGACTTCGACCTTTCGGACCCGCTGCCCATGCTGGCGTGGTGCTGCGGGCAGGCGACGAAGGCGGTGCGGCGGGCCTGGGGAATGCCCACGCCGGGCGAGGGGCTGTGCGGCCAGTGGGAATGAGCGGGGGAACGACCACGTTGGATTAATCGGCAAGGGGCTGCCGGAAGGAGCCGTTATGGCACGTGCGACGCAAGACAGGAATGCCACGGTGCAGGCGCTGAAGCTGCTGTTTTTGCTGTGCATTTGTTACGGGCATATCTTTGCGGAAGGCCCCGGCGCATCCCTGATGCACACGCTGCCCATGCGCCTGTGGTGGGTGCCGGGTGATGTGGGCCTGTTCTTCTTTACCGCGACGTCCGGCTATTTCACCACGTTGCGCTACCCCTCGCCGGACAGGATGGAGGGGTACTGGACGCGCAAGGTGTCGCGCCTGTTCGGGCTGTTCCTGTTCCTGAACGCGGTGCTGGGGTGCGTCTTCCTGGTCACGGGCCGCAACGGGCTGTTCAGCATGGATACGCTGTTCAACCTTGCCGGGCTCAACGGATTTCTGAACTGGTTCCACCTCGGCAACGAAAGCCCGTTCGGAGCGGGCCAGTGGTTCATGACGCTGCTGTTGCTGTTCTACCTCGTCTATCCGTGGATCGGCAGGGTGGTGACGACTCCGGCGCGCGGACGGCTGCTGCTGTGGGGGGGCGTCGCGCTGGCCGCAGTGATGCAGGTGGCCGCGCCGTATGGCCACTCGTTATGGTCCACCTCCGTGGGGTTTCTGGCGGGCTTCTGGCTGGCGCGTTTCGGGGGGGGCAATGCCGGGCGCGTCGCCCTGTTCGCCGCGATCTCGTGCGTTGCAGGTGCGGTGGGCTACAGCCTGAGCGGGCACCAGCCGGTGGTGGCGTACGCCATCATCGGGTTGGCGGGCGTTGCGGTCACGGGGTTGGCCCTGACCGGCATCCATCCCCTGCTGCCTTCCCGGCTGGTGGCGGCGTTCGGCGATTTGCTGCTGCCCCTGTACATCATCCACACCTATTTTCGTCTGCCCCTGGCGGACAATCCGTATCTGGACGCCCTGCTGGTGCTCGGCATGAACGTGTGCATCGCGTGGGTGCTGCAAAGGGCGTATGGCGGGCTGGTGCGGCTGATGGCACTGATGGCCGGGCAGCCGAACACCGTGCGGGGGAGGGCGGCATGATGGCGGACACAGTTGCGTCACCGCGCCGGTCAGGAGGGCGGCTCGCCTCCATCGACGCCATGCGGGGCCTGGTCATGCTGCTCATGACGTTCGACCATGTGCGGGGAGACTTTACCGCCGTGGCGCAGAGGCTGTGGCATGGCGTTTCCGTCCTTCCCGCGAATCCGCTGGAACTGGAAACGACCACCCCGACGTTCTTCCTGATGCGTTGGGTGACCCACCTGTGCGCTCCGACCTTCGTTTTTCTTGCCGGGGTATCCGTGAACTTCTGGATGCTGCGCCATGGCGGAGAGCATTCCGTCGGGCGTTACCTGCTGACGCGGGGCGCCATGATCGTCGGAATCAACATGATACTCGGGCTGCACGCGCCATTTTCGTCCACCAGGGTGCTGGTGCTCGGCGTGCTGTGGGCCATAGGATGCTCCATGCTGCTGCTGGCCATCGTCGTGCGGCTGCCCCGGACGCTTTCGTTGTGCCTGGCGTTGCTGCTGGTGGTCGGACACGACGCGCTCCGGGCGTACATGCCGGAAGGAGAGGTGGTCTCGGCGCTGTGGAAGCTGGCGTTCGTGCGAGCCTACTTCGAGATTCCCGGTATCGGCGCGGTCTACGCCCTGTACACGGTGCTGCCGTGGTTCGGGCTGATGTGGCTGGGCCATCTGTGCGGCTGGGTATTCCGGCTGGAAGCGGCGCAGCGTCGCCGCCTGCTTCCGGTCCTGGGCGCGGGATGTCTTGCGCTGTTCGCGCTGTTGCGGCTTTCGGACGGGTATGGCGACCCCACGCCCTTCATGGCCCAATCCGCGGCCTGGCAGACCATGGCGTCTTTCGTGAACGTGGAAAAGTACCCGCCGTCATTGCAGTTTTCTCTTCTTACGCTGGGCGTCATGTGGCTGCTGCTGGCCTGGTTCGAACGCGGACGGCGTCTGGAGTTTCTCTGTGTGCCAGGCAGGGTTCCGCTTGCCTATTACGTGCTGCACATCATCTGCATCAGGGCGCTGGCGACGGTGCTGACGCTCATGCCCGACCCGGTCCGGAGCGCGTCGTTCAGCGCTTCGGGCGTGGTGGTGTTTTCCGCCCTGGTGTTCGCCGCCCTTTATCCCGTGTGCGCATGGATTGGCCTGTGGCGGACCGGTGGGTACCGGATGAGCGGAGGAGCACCGGCATGAACGTCGTCCTTGTCCTTGCCGCAGACACGATGCTTGCCCGCGTCATTTGCAGGGCCCTGCACCGCAGGGGATTCGAGGTGCTGGTGGCCGCCACCTCGGAGTGGCCCATCTGCGCCTATTCCAGGTACGCGCGCCGTACCTTTGTGCATGCGGACCCCACCCTGGACGAGGACGGGTTTATCGACGACCTGCGGCGCATTTGCGAGGAAAACCGGGTTTCCGTGCTGCTTCCGGTGCTGGGCGAGGCGGCGGTCATCGCGCGGCACCGCCACCGCCTGGGTTCCGATGTGCGGCTGCTGCTGGGCGACGCCGATACGCTGGCCATCTTCGCGGACAAATACCGCACCTACGGGGTGGCGCGCGAGGCGGGCGTGCTGGTGCCCGAATACCGGGCGGTGGCGGACCTTGCGGACGACCCGGCGGCGCTGGCTGCCTTTCCCTGCCCGTGCCTTGCCAAGCCGGTATGGGGATGGGGCGGGTACGGCATGCACGAGTGCGCCGACGCGCGGGCCTTGGCCGCGCTGGTCGCGGACATGCCCGAAACGACGCGCGAAGGCTATTTCGTGCAGCGCAGGATGGCGGGCGACGTCGTGTGCGTGGCCATGTTGTGCGACGCGGGCAGGGTGCACGCCAGCGACACCTTTCGCATCGTCGCTTCGTATCCGGGCAGGCACGGGCAATCCACGGTACGGGAGACGGTTCGGTGCGACGCCGCCGTCGAGTCCCTGCGCGGGCTGCTGGAGCATGTGCGGTGGTCGGGGCCGTGCCAGGCGGACTTCATCGTCGATCCGGCAACGGGCGCGCCCTATCTGATCGATATCAACGCGCGCTACTGGAATTCGCTGGTCCAGAGCACGGCGCGGGGCATAGATTTCCCCTCCTTGCATTGCATGCTGGCCCTGGGAGAGGAATGCGCGGACGCGGAACCGACCGCCGCCGGGGTGACCACCGCATGGCTCAGCCGGGCCTTGCGGGGCGATCCGGCCCTGGTGTTGCGACGGATGTTTGCCCGTGGCGGCGGGCTGGCGGGCAGGGGTATCGCCGCCTGCGACGACTGGGATGTGCATGATCCGTTGCCGTTTTTCGTGTGGCCCGTGCGAAACGTGTTGCGCAACATCATGGTGCGACTGGCCGCGCGGCGCGGCAATGCCGCCTGAAGCAAGGGGGTATGGACATGTCGGTTCTTGGTGGCATTGGCGGCGTGCTGCGGCGCTATTCCTGCCTGCGGCAGAAACGCCAGGGCAAGCCCCCGTTGTCCTTGTGGGATGTCACGGACGAGGGGGGTGTGCTGGCCGTTGGCGGCATGCCGTGCACACGCCTTGCGCGTGATTACGGCACCCCGCTTCTTGTGGTCGATGCGGCGGCCCTGCGGCGGCGGGTGCAGGACGTGCAAGCCGCGCTGGACGAGGTGCTGCCCGGCGCCATGCTGGCCTATTCGTACAAGACCAACTGCATTCCCGGCATCCTGCGCATGCTCCACGACGCCGGGGTGGGGGCCGAGGTCATTTCTCCCTACGAGTACTGGCTGTCCGAAAGTCTGGGCGTGGACGGCGGGCAGGTGGTCTACAACGGTGTGGACAAGTCGCGCGAAAGCATTGCCAGGGCCGTGGCGCGGGGAACGCTCGTCAACATAGACAGCCGGGACGAGATCGACGTGGTGCTTGCCGAAGCCCGCGAACAGCGCCGCACTGCGCGGGTGGGGCTGCGCCTTGCCCTTAACCGCAGCGCCCAGTTCGGCCTGGACCCCGAAGGGGACGACCTGGCCCACGTGGTGCGCAACTGCCTTGACGCACCGGGCCATGCAGACCTTGTGGCCCTGCATTTCAACGTTACCAGCAACGCCAGGCACAGCGGCTATCATGCCCGCTGCCTGTCGCGCGCGCTGGACGTGATGTCGTGGCTCGCCAGGGAACACGAGGTGCGGATCCGCCTGCTTGACGTGGGCGGGGGCTTCGGCGTGGAGACGAGCAAGAACATGTCCGGTGCGGAATACGGCCTGTACCGCCTGTTTGGCGTGCAGCCGGGGGCGGCGTGGATGGACCCGTTCCAGGATTTTCGCCTTTACCTGCGCGACCTGGCGGACACGTTGCGGGCCTTCTGCGCCCGAAACGACCTGCCGGTGCCCGTCGTCTGCATTGAACCGGGCAGGCTGCTTACCAGCAAGGCCGAGTTGCTGCTGACGCAGGTCAAGGCCGTAAAGGAACGACCGGGGGCGGAGCCCTTTGCCATAACCGACGCAGGCAGGCTGTCACAGGCATTTCCCTGCGACTTCGAATGGCATGAGGCGTTTCTGGCCAGCGACCTGCGCAGGCCGCCGTCGCGGCCGTATACGGTCACCGGCAGGGTATGCACGAGATCGGACTGGCTCTACAGGGGCAAGCTGCTGCCCGAACTCGCCACCGGCGACGTGCTGGCGGTGATGGATGCAGGGGCCTACTTTTCGTCCTACGCCATGAATTTTGCCTTTCCCCGGGCTGCGGTGGTTGCCGTGGAGGACGGAAGGGCGCGGGTGCTGCGGCGGCGCGAGGACTTCCGGCATCTCGTGGGAATGGACGATGTCGTGCTGGCGGACGTTACCTGGGACGGAGGCGAGCGATGAGCCTGCGCATGGTGCCATGCGGACCGGACCGTTACGGGGAATGGGATCGCTTCCGCGAGGAACATCCCGCCTGTCCCCTGTTTCATTCACGGCCGTGGCTGAACCTGCTGGCCCGGCACCAGGACGCCCGGCTGGACATGTACCTGATGGAGGACACGCAGGGGGTTGCGGGCATCTTCCCGGTCTTCAGCCGCAATTACGTGGTGCTCAGGGTGTTCTCGTCGCCCTACGTGGTCACCGATACGCCGTATCTCGGGCCCCTGGTCCGCGCGGACGTGCCCTGCGGGGACCTGTGGTCGACACTGCTCGCCCATGCCCGGAG encodes the following:
- a CDS encoding ATP-grasp domain-containing protein, translating into MNVVLVLAADTMLARVICRALHRRGFEVLVAATSEWPICAYSRYARRTFVHADPTLDEDGFIDDLRRICEENRVSVLLPVLGEAAVIARHRHRLGSDVRLLLGDADTLAIFADKYRTYGVAREAGVLVPEYRAVADLADDPAALAAFPCPCLAKPVWGWGGYGMHECADARALAALVADMPETTREGYFVQRRMAGDVVCVAMLCDAGRVHASDTFRIVASYPGRHGQSTVRETVRCDAAVESLRGLLEHVRWSGPCQADFIVDPATGAPYLIDINARYWNSLVQSTARGIDFPSLHCMLALGEECADAEPTAAGVTTAWLSRALRGDPALVLRRMFARGGGLAGRGIAACDDWDVHDPLPFFVWPVRNVLRNIMVRLAARRGNAA
- a CDS encoding diaminopimelate decarboxylase, with product MSVLGGIGGVLRRYSCLRQKRQGKPPLSLWDVTDEGGVLAVGGMPCTRLARDYGTPLLVVDAAALRRRVQDVQAALDEVLPGAMLAYSYKTNCIPGILRMLHDAGVGAEVISPYEYWLSESLGVDGGQVVYNGVDKSRESIARAVARGTLVNIDSRDEIDVVLAEAREQRRTARVGLRLALNRSAQFGLDPEGDDLAHVVRNCLDAPGHADLVALHFNVTSNARHSGYHARCLSRALDVMSWLAREHEVRIRLLDVGGGFGVETSKNMSGAEYGLYRLFGVQPGAAWMDPFQDFRLYLRDLADTLRAFCARNDLPVPVVCIEPGRLLTSKAELLLTQVKAVKERPGAEPFAITDAGRLSQAFPCDFEWHEAFLASDLRRPPSRPYTVTGRVCTRSDWLYRGKLLPELATGDVLAVMDAGAYFSSYAMNFAFPRAAVVAVEDGRARVLRRREDFRHLVGMDDVVLADVTWDGGER